One stretch of Glycine soja cultivar W05 chromosome 7, ASM419377v2, whole genome shotgun sequence DNA includes these proteins:
- the LOC114420629 gene encoding uncharacterized protein LOC114420629 — CSKIPSRNYHCLPWKELCRTGSNATSKYIIKSEGNFLCICYSLTKCIYELRFYRLKAKKKMISPNLEVRIRYKLEKVGYHCDYNFYASYRLERGIVPFLLNFSFSNLQSFILTYNSKGQAKGNLELRKFDVAKSPPETIIVYHGKNYVEPEVMPPPNTLSKVKALEKYRYEQSLEHTSQFIERLEKGLEEYHQHLAKFKNGKNDIAKDVNLAGMLLLKKVKLLIWSL, encoded by the exons TGTAGCAAAATCCCCTCCAGAAACTATCATTGTTTACCGTGGAAAGAACTATGTAGAACCGGAAGTAATGCCACCTCCAAATACATTATCAAAAGTGAAGGCAATTTCCTTTGCATTTGTTATTCATTGACCAAATGTATTTATGAGCTTAGGTTCTATCGTTTGAAGGCCAAGAAAAAGATGATTTCCCCAAATCTAGAAGTTAGAATTAGATATAAGCTTGAAAAGGTTGGATATCATTGCGactataattttta TGCCTCATATAGGCTGGAAAGAGGCATTGTTCCTTTCCTccttaatttttccttttctaacttgcagtcttttattttaacttataattcTAAAGGCCAAGCAAAAGGAAACTTGGAGCTAAGAAAATTTGATGTAGCAAAATCCCCTCCAGAAACTATCATTGTTTACCATGGAAAGAACTATGTAGAACCGGAAGTAATGCCACCTCCAAATACATTATCAAAAGTGAAG GCCTTGGAGAAATATAGGTATGAGCAGTCCCTTGAACATACTAGCCAGTTCATTGAAAGGTTGGAGAAAGGGCTTGAAGAGTATCATCAACACCTTGCAAAGTTTAAAAATGGGAAAAATGATATTGCTAAAGATGTTAATTTAGCTGGTatgttactattaaaaaaagttaaattacttatttggtCCCTATAG